Genomic DNA from Lactococcus garvieae:
TTTTGCTATGGCAACGGTCTTTGCTTTTGTAGTTATGTATGATGCGCAAGGCATACGTCGGCAAGCAGGGACACACGCTTATATTCTGAATATCATCATCAAGACGATTGAAAATCCTAAGATTAATGCTGAAAGGGCTCTGAAAGAGTTGCTGGGACATACGCCACTGCAGGTTTTTGGAGGTGCAGTATTAGGGATTGTCGTGGCACTTCTTATGAATTAAAAGGGCTGTGAAGGCAGTCTTTTTTGGAGAAATCACACAAGTCTGACTTAAGTAAATTCTGAAACCTCAGAGAAAAGCAGCTTTTTTGCTTTTTTGGTATAATTGTAAGGCATAAACTTTGATAAGAATAGGTTAAAAAATGAATAGAGCAGAAGAAATAAAAAAACGCCGCACCTTTGCCATCATCAGTCACCCGGATGCTGGTAAAACAACGATTACGGAACAACTCCTTAAGTTTGGTGGTGCCATACGCGAAGCCGGAACGGTTAAAGCACGTAAAACAGGGAACTTTGCCAAATCAGACTGGATGGATATCGAAAAAGAACGTGGGATTTCGGTAACT
This window encodes:
- a CDS encoding divergent PAP2 family protein, translated to MDFFKEIISNQILVTAIVGWFAAQIIKIFVDIFRYKKLDLRLLFATGGMPSSHSALVVSMTTATGLTQGFDSAIFAMATVFAFVVMYDAQGIRRQAGTHAYILNIIIKTIENPKINAERALKELLGHTPLQVFGGAVLGIVVALLMN